The sequence CGCGGTGGACTTCTCGGCGAGGCCATCGCGGCGGAGACCGACGACGCCCGCCTCGAATCGCTGCGCAGAGCCCACGAACACGCGGCGGCCTGGTTCGACGCACACCGCAGGGTGCGGGAACTCGACGACAGCGGCGAACATCAGAAGGCGGTGGAGCTGGCGATCGACGCGGAGGACGAACGAAGTCCCGCTGCGGCGTTCGGGAAGGCCGACAGCGAACTCGCCGCGTCCATCCACTCCGCGAGGCGCGGTTTCGTCGAGGACACGTCCTCCGGAGCGAGCGCGCTCACGCTGCTCGCTCCCGCCTACGCGCTGCTGTCCGTCGTCGCCGCGCTCGGAGCAACCCTCGGTATTCGTGAACGCCTGCGGGAGTATCGCTGATGACGCCAAGGATTCGAACCCGAGGTGCGGTGCTCGCCGCACTGTTCGCCGTGGTGCTGGCGGGATGCTCGCCGGTCACCGAGCCCGTCGATCCCGCGCCGGTGGACTCCGTGAGTCAGCCGATGCCGGCCAACACGGAGATCGACCCGAAGTTCGACACCGCGGGCAGTGCCGACGCGAGCTGTAACCCGACCGCGAGCCTCCGCCCCGACTCCTCGATCCCGGCGTCCTCGACGATGGCGGAGATCAAGCAAAGGGGCCACCTGATCGCGGGCGTGGATCAGAACACGTTCCTCTTCGGTTTCTCCGATCCCGAGACCGGCGAGTTGCACGGGTTCGACATCGACATCGCGAAGGAGATCGCACGCGCGCTGTTCGGCGATCCCGAGGCCGTCCGCTTCAAGGCCATCTCCTCCGCCGAACGCGTCGATGCGCTCGCGAAAGGGGACGTGGACATCGTCGTGCGCACGTTCTCCATCACGTGCGAGCGCCTCAGGCAGATCAACTTCTCGACGGTGTACTACGTCGCGGGACAGAGGGTGCTCGTCGGCGCCGACTCGACGGCTCGCAGTCTCTCCGACCTCGGGGGACAGCGTGTGTGCGCGGCGCGCGACTCGACGTCGTTGAAGAACATCGCGAACAGCACGCCGAGGCCCGTCCCGGTGGCGGTTGACGACTGGTCCGACTGCCTCGTACTGCTCCAGCAGGGCCAGGTGGCCGCCGTCTCGACCGACGACACCATCCTCGCGGGCATGCGCGCGCAGGACAGATCGGGTACGAAGATCATCGGCGAGCGGTTCACCGAGGAGTACTACGGGGTCGGCATCCCTAAGCAGAACGAGGACATGGTGCGGTACGTGAACGCGGTACTCGAGGACGTCCGCGACGGCGCGTGGCAGGCCAGCTACAACCGCTGGCTGCGACAGGACCTGGGGGCCGCCTCCCCGCCGAAGCCCGAGTACCGGTGAGACCCTTCGGAGGTAGCAGTGTCGGATGAGCCACGCCGTCCACGGCATGCCGCATCGGACGAGACCGGCGGTCCGACCGGGCAACCGGAGGCGGAGACGTTGACCGGGGCCGGTCAGGTGAGGCAAGGGCCTCGGCATGCCCACCCGCACTCCGCGCCGGAGACTGTGCCGCCATCGCGGCAGCAACACCCGCAGGAGACACCGCAGGCGGCAGGGGACGGGACCGGCCGACCAGCCGAGTCTCCGCAGCCTTCGGCACCGATCGCGAACTCGCATGGCCAGGTGCGGCCAGGGTGGGCGTCGTCCGCGCCCGTGCAGCCGGGGCAAGCGCCGTTCGCGCAGGGGCAGCACGGAAACGCCGGGCACGGCGAGGGCCAACACGGTCAGGCGCCGCACGGCCAGGCGCCGCACGGCCAGCCTCAACACGGCCAGACTCAGCACGGTCAAGAACCGCACCGCCAGCCTCAGCAGGGCCAGACTCAGCAGGGTCAGGCGCAGCACGCGCAGACCGGAGTCCCCCAGCCGCAGGCGCCTCAGCCGACGAGTGTGCTCGCGGGCAAGGCACCGGCGACGACGTTCATCGCACCGCCGAAGCCGCCGCCGGAGCCGAGCACACCGCAGGAACTTCCCGACCCCGGCACCGAGAGCGTGCTCCCTCCCAGTACGAGCGGATCGATCTCAACCGGGACGGGAACCGGCACAGGCACCGGTACCGGCACGGGAACGGGAACCGGGACGGGAACGGGAACCGGCAGCTACCCGGGCAGGCCGCGCAGGACGTCGTCGCGCAAGTCGCGGCGGGGCAGGCTCGGTGCGGGGCTCGTCGATGTTCCCTCGGTGCCCTACCGCGACCCCGCCGAGGCTGTGCTGGAGAACCCGGTCGTCGCGGAGGAGAAACGGTACTGCGGGAGCTGTAGTGCGAAGGTCGGCCGCAGCCGCGACGGGGTTCCCGGAAATCCGGAGGGCACCTGTGAGAAATGCGGCACGAGGTACTCGTTCCTGCCGAAGCTGCACCCTCACGAGATGGTCGGTGGCCAGTACGAGGTACTCGGCGCGCTGGCGTACGGCGGGCTCGGCTGGATCTACCTCGCGAAGGACCACAACGTCAGCGAACGCTGGGTCGTCCTCAAAGGACTGATCAACACCGGTGACGCCACCGCCGTCGCCGCCGCGGTGAACGAGACGAAGTTCCTCGCCGAGGTCGAGCATCCCAACATCGTCCGGATCTACAACTTCGTCGAACATCCCGACCCGGACACCGGCAATTCCGTCGGCTACATCGTGATGGAGTACGTCGGCGGCCAGTCGCTCCGCCAGCTCGCGCTGGAACACCACAGGCGCAGCGGGCGCGCGGAACCACTGCCCATCGCGCAGGTCATCGCCTACGGGCTCGAAATCCTTCCCGCGCTGGGCTACCTCCACAACCAGGGCCTGCTGTACTGCGATCTCAAGCCCGACAACGTCATTCAGACGCACGAGCAGTTGAAGCTCATCGACCTCGGCGCCGTGCGGCGGACGGACGACTACGAGAGCCCGCTGTTCTTCACGAGCGGCTACAGCGCGCCTGAACTGGCGACACAGGGCGCGTCCGTCGCGTCCGACCTGTTCACCGTCGGGCGCACGCTGGCGGTGCTGAGCTTCGAGTTCACCGGCTACACCGGCAAGTACAAGACCACGATCCCGAGCAGGGACGAGGTGCCGCTGTTCCGGTTGTTCGACAGCTACTACCGGTTCCTGCGCAGGGCGACCCACGCCGACCCCGACCGCAGGTTCGTCTCCGCGGAGGACATGGCCGACCAGCTCCAGGGCGTGCTCCGCGAGATCCTCGCCATGGGGACGGGCAAGCCACGCCCCGGCGCCTCCACGGTGTTCGGTCCTGAGACCAACACGTTCGGCGTCGATCTGGTGGTGCCCCAGCACGGTGGACGCCCACCGCTTCCCGATCCAAACGAGGTGGTCGCAGGTCTTCCCATCCCGCAGGTGGACACCGACGACCCCGGTGCGGGCGTGCTGGCGACACTGCTGTCGGCAGGACCGCAGACGGCGATCACGGCGCTGGCGAACGCGCCGAGGGAGTCGATCGAGGTCAGGTTGAGGATCGTCAGGGCGCGCATCGAGCTGGGCGAGCTGGCCGAAGCGCACCGGCAGTTGCAGGCCGCGCAGTACCTCGCCATCAAGTCCGGTTTCCCGCACGACTGGCGGGTTGACTGGTACAAGGGCTTGATCGAGCTCGCCGGTGGGCGGCCGAGGGTCGCGCACGTGGCGTTCGAAGCCACCTACGACGAGCTTCCCGGCGAGATCGCACCCAAGCTGGCACTGGCCGTGACCGCCGAGGCCGTCGGTGACTACTTCAAGGCGTCGCGACTGTATGAGCTGGTGTGGCGCACCGACCGGTCCTACGTGAGTGCCGCGTTCGGGCTCGCGCGGGTGTATCTGGCGCAGGGTGGTCGCCGGAGCGCGATCGAGGTCCTTGAGTCGGTGCCTCCTTCGTCCACACATCACGCGGCGGCGCAGGTGGCCGCCGTCACGATCAAGGTGCGGTTCGTCGAGGGTGCACACCAGGTGACCGAGACCGATCTCGTGCACGCCGCCGCGCAGGTGGGCAGGCTCGACCTCGACGTCGAACGCAAGACCCGGCTGGAGGCGGAGGTGCTCACGGCGGCGTTCGACTGGCTCTCCGCCGGCGGGCAGCCGAGCGCGGGAACCACGATCCTCGGCTGCGAGTTCACGGAACGCGCCCTGCGGTTCGGGCTGGAACGCTGCTACCGCACCCTGGCGCGGCTCGCCGACGACTCCAGGGCGAGGATCGCCCTCGTGGACCGGGCCAACACGGTCCGCCCTCGCACACTCACCTGAGCCAGGTGCTCACGGCGTCCGAGCGGGCCGCAGTTCGACGATCGTGATGTCGGGCGGTGCGCCGACGCGCACGGGCGGCCCCCAGAATCCCGCCCCCCGCGTGACGTACATCTTCGTGCGTTCGCGCTGGTAGAAGCCCGCGACGGCGCCCTGCTGGAGATTCACGGCCAGTTCGAAGGGGGAGAGCTGCCCGCCGTGCGTGTGCCCGGCCAGCATCAGATCGACGTCGTGGCGAACCGCGTCGTCGAAGTCAACGGGCTGGTGGGCGATCAGCACGGCGACGCGCTCCGCGTTCCTTCCGGCGAGTGCTTTCCCGACGTCGCCGGGGTCCTGCCACTGGTAGCCGGTGGCGTCGTTGATCCCCGCGAGGTCGAACACACCGCCCCGGTGGCGGATCTCGACGCGCTCGTTGCGAAGGGGCCGGATGCCGAGGTTCGGCACGAAGTCGATCCACTGCCGGTAGCCGACGTAGTACTCGTGGTTGCCGGTGACGAGGAAGGTGCCGTGCGTGCTGCGCAGGTCCGCGAGCGGCGACGCCGCGTCGGCGAGGTCGGCCACGTCGCCGTCCACCAGGTCACCCGCGATGGCGACCACGTCAACGCGCTCGGCGTTCACGAGATCGACGATCCGCTGGGTGAAGTCGCGGCCGATGATGGGCCCGAGATGGACGTCGCTGATCAACGCGATCCGGCAACCACCGGCGCGTGGGTCGAGCCTGTGCAGCGTGATGGGCACGCGCGTGATCGTGGGTGGGCCCATGGCCACCGTCGTGCCGTAACCGACCAAGCCCAGTGACACCGCACCGGCGAGTGCCGCCGACCCTCGGGACAGCAGCAGCCGCCGTGACATGCGCGGTGACCGATCAGAGGGGACGGCGTCCGTTCCGGCGTCCGATGCCGGGGCAATATCGGTGGCGGCTGCCGGGTCGGTGCCAGTCACCGGATCAGCAGCCGAGGCTGCCGCGATGTCGGACTTGGCTCCGCCCTTGGCGTCCCTGCCGCCCCTGCCGTCCCCGTCGTCCTCACGCAGCCACCTCCGCAGCACCAGCCTCGGCAGCTCCAGCGCGAGCAGGAGCAGCAGCAGGTAGAAGAACATCGCCAGCCACAGGTACCCCGGCCAGGCGAACCACCTGGCGACCTGCGGTGACACGGTGGTGCCGAGCGACAACGCGGCGATCATCAGCGCCACGCACACCACGAGCGCGATCGTGCCGATGCGGCGGGCGAGAGAGCCTGGCAGTGTGGTGTCGAGGATCAGCCGTTTCCACAGGTAGAAGTGGACGGCGGTGATCAGGATGCTGAGGACGGAGAAGAAGATCAAGGATTGACGTCCCAGTCGGCGTGCCGCTCGCCAAGTTCCTTGAGCTGCGCCGGGTCTCCGTGCTCGACGAAGTGCTCGACGCCGACGGTGACGAACAGTGCCCGCGCCTCGACCGCCAGCGGACCGTCGGTGGCGTCGAGCCTGCCCTCGGCACTGACGTAGACCTTCCGCCCCGCGACACCGTCGAGCTTCGCCGTGATGTACAGCGTCGATCCCACGGGCACCGGCTTGCGGAAGTCGGTCTCCAGTCTCCCCGTGACGACGGGAACGCGAAGGAGGTGGCCTGCCGTCGTGCCGAGCGCCTCGTCGAACGCGCACGTCAGCAGGCCGCCGTGGGCGAGCCCCGGCGCCCCCTGATGCTCTTTGGTGACGGTGAAGGTCGAGACGACCATATGCTCCTCGTCACCGACGGTGGAGCGCATACGCAGCCCGGCATCCACCTCGTCGCCACAGCCGAAACACTGGCTGTAGTGCGTGCCGAGCGCGGAGCCCGGCGCCGGTGCGTCAGGGTGCGGGACCGGTGGTTCGACCTCGACGGGAGGCCAGTTCTGTGCGGTTGTGCTCACCCGCACCACGCTAACCGGCGTTGCTGAACGCACTGTGGCGGTGGCCTCCGCAAAGCGGCCACCGCCACAACGGATTCGCACGTGCTCAGCCGTCGAGCGCCGAGAACGACTGCCACTCCTCCCACGAGTAGATCCAGTCGTAGTACAGGCCGTCCCGCTCCTTCAGGTCCTGCGAGCTGCCCGTGATCTCCACGGGGTCGCCCGGCAGTGCGCTGTCGTAGAACTCCTTGGCGTTGGCGTCGGAGAGGTTGACGCAGCCGTGGGAGACGTTGGCCCTGCCCTGGTCACCGACCGACCACGGTGCCGCGTGGGTGAACTCGCCGTTGTTCGAGATCCGGACGGCCCAGTTGACCTCGAAGTCCTCGTAGCCGTAGCCAGGGTTGTTCATGAAGTACTTGGCGTGCTTGCTCATCACGACGTGCACACCGTTGCGCGTGACGAGGTTCGGGTCGGACTCGCGCCCGTAGCTCGCCGGGTAGTCGGCCACCTTCTCGCCGTCCCGGTAGATCTCGAACCGGTGGGTCTGCGTGTTGCCCTTCGCGATCTGGGCACGGCCGATGGAGAACTCGACCGTGAGGTCGTTGGAGCCGTAGACACCGTCGCCGAAGTGCACCCCGTACAGCTCGGCGTTCAGCTTGACCTCGGTGTTCGGCTGCCAGTATTCCTTGGGCCGCCAGTGGACGGAGCTGTCGGAAAGCCATGCCCACGAGCCCTCGTTCTCGGGTGCGGTCTCCACGTGCAGCGCCTTCTCCACGGCGGCCTTGTCCTTCACCGGCGCGTCGAACGTCAACGAGATCGGCATGGCGATGCCGTAGGTCTTGCCGTCACCGACGTTGGAGCTGACGCCGTTGGTCGAGGAGGGGTTCACCGTGGTGAACGAGCCCTTGATCGGCACGTCCTTCCCGTCGGCGCCCTTGGCGTTGCCGGACCACGTGTACTTCTTGCCGTAGCCGAGCGCTTCGGTGGCGGTCCAGTTGGTCTTGTCCTCCGAAAGCTCCCCCTCGACTTCCTTGCCGTCGGGGTTGGTGAGGGCGATCTCGGCGATCGTGCCGTTCTCCACGGTCACCGAAACCGGGTCGCGCGGGGCGATGCCGTCGCTTCCGGCACCTGGTTCGAGGGAGACCGCAGCCGGAGGGCTCGCCGCCGGATCGTCGCCCTGCGCGCCCTGTGCTGTGCTGCCGCCGCCGGACGAACCTGTACAGGCCGTGAGTCCGAGGGCCGCGACGAGCGCGGCAGCCAGGACTGCAAGTGATCTTCTTCTGGGTGCCGGCATCGAGTCCGTCAATGTGGTTCCCCTTCTCCCCGCGTACCTGACTGACGTCGTGGAATGTCTGTTCGTTGCCCCTCGCGAAAGGTGATCACACTCACACATTCGTGGTGCCTCGCCCATAGTGATGACGTCTTCGACTCCTCTCCGTGTTCCCGCTTCGGAGGGATGTGTGCGAGATGTAATCGTCGCGTCCCGTCTCCGGTCGAGGGGTCTCCGCGCGATCTCCCTCCGTGATCCGCCCGGACGGGCCAACCACGCGATAAGGGGGTTCGCAAACCGGCGAATGCCGGTAGGCTTCTCGGTGGCCGTCGTTTTGCGTGTTCGTGGCTTCACACTCGCGGAACTTCTGACGCGAGCCGTTAGCCGAACGCGCTCACGTGCTCGTCTCGTTGGAACCGCCCGGGACGGCCAGGACATCGCCTCAGGCGGCGTCCATGCGGAACAGCAACGAGGAGTACAGCGGTGGCGCAAGGCACTGTGAAGTGGTTCAACGCCGAGAAGGGCTTCGGCTTCATCGCCCAGGACGGTGGCGAGGGCGACGTGTTCGTCCACTACTCGGAGATCGAAGGCCGCGGCTTCCGCACGCTGGAGGAGAACCAGCGTGTGGAGTTCGAGGTCGGCCAGGGCCAGAAGGGCCCGCAGGCTCAGAGGGTGCGGGCTCTCTGAGGACCTGAATCCCACTGACGAGAACGAGCCCCGGCGAGATCATCGCTGGGGCTCGTTTTTCGTGTGCGGGGCCGTGTCAGTCCGCTGACGCGGTTCAGCCGTGGCGGCCTGGCACCGGCTCGCCGGGCCACTGGTGCTGGTCGAGGAACAGCTCCTCCGTCGCGGCTTCCGTCGGCTGCCCTGCCTGCGGGAAGTGCTGGCTCTGCGGGAAGTCACCTGCCTCCGGGAAGTGCTGGTCCTCCGGGAGGTGCTGGCCCTGCGGGAAGTCCCGGCTTCGGGGGACGTTCCGAGCCGCCGGTTGCGCGGGGCTGTCGGAGCCGGACTCTTCGGCTAGGCGTTCCAGTACCCATTCCTGAGCCAGCGCCTGCGGAGAGGTGCCCAAGCGCGCGGCGAGTTCCTTGAGTTGCTGGCTCGCGGCGAGGCTGAACCTCATCTGGAAGACCTGCGCTTCCCCGAACCTGCGCCCTGAGCCGGTGCTTTCCAGGTCGCTCTGGGGCGCCAGCGCCGCGAGGTAACTGGACAGCTCGGCGTCGTCGGCCTGCGGCTCGCCTGCTGCGGGCGCGGGCCTGTCCTGGCGGCGCTCGGGGTTCGCGGCCTTGTTCGAGCTTCGGCTGCGTCCGAATGAGGGAAGAGGCACGCCCACACGATAACGGTTGGGTTTCGGCGATCAGCAAGCTGTGGCCCTGAGCACAATTGTCATAGGCGGTCGGCCTGGCCGTGAAGCGGGTCCAGACATGGAGAGGCCCCCGCGCCAGGGGGAGGAACGCGGGGGCCGGAGGGGATCTCCACAGGCGCTGACCGGGGGTGTGTCAGCACGTCGATTGTTACACGACCTCCAGCACGATCGCGAGTGTTGAGTCGAAAAAAGGTTGTCCGGCCGTTGCTCGATGGACGGGTGGCGTTCATCACCCATGCGGTGCCGGAGTCACATTCGGCGACTCTGAGTAAGGATCAGTTCACTCTCCGGGGGGCTGCGGTGCTTTCCTGTGGCTCGCTAGCCTCGCGGCCGAACAGTCGAGCCCCTTGGAGGAGCCCATGAAAGGGTCGGTTGAGGTGCGGCAGTTTCTCCTTCGGTACGAGGGGGAGGGGCACGGTGGCGGGTACGGCGGCGTGCCCGCGCAGAGGGCGGGCCGCGAGACGCCCCGGATCTCCGACGACCAGGTGCGCAGGGCTCGCCTCGCGGTCGCACACGGCGCGGCCGGGGCCGAAGACTGCGCGCAGCTCCTCGAAATGCTGGGGCTCGCGCCCGACGACACCGGACGCAGCCCGGTGCAGCACTGAACAGCCGAAGGGCAGAAGCAAGGGTTACGTGGGGCGCACGGCTCTCATGTGCACGCCTCGTGTTCATTGCCTGGGCTCCCCTCAACCATGTGCAGGGGTCGTGGACACGCGGCCACGCGCAGGCGCTGTGGAGACGACGACATCCCCGGCACGACAAGCGGTTGGTGCGGTTGCGCTTGCTCTGAGGTGACGCGAGAACAGGACGTCCCGGCGTCTCTTCCGTGGGTGATCGGCGGTGGCGGTGCGGTGGCACCTTCTTCGGGGGAAGTGGAGAGCGGGATCTTCCGGCGCCTCTGCCGCAGGTGATCGGTGGCGGAACGCGCTCCGGCGGCGGCAGGCGGCCGGGTTGCTGATCGAAATGGCGTTTATGCAGGTCGTGAGCGTGATTCGGGGCTAAGTGACCCCCCTTTGAAAGGGGTGGAGCGGGTACCGTAAACTAATCATCGCTCCCAGGGGGACCTGGAGAGCACGGTCGATCGGTTCGCCGAACCGACTGGGCTCCCATCGTCTAGCGGCCTAGGACTCCGCCCTTTCAAGGCGGCAACGCGGGTTCGAATCCCGTTGGGAGTACGAACAACTGAATAGTCAAGGCCCTGTGGCGCAGTTGGTTAGCGCGTCGCCCTGTCACGGCGAAGGTCGCGGGTTCGAGTCCCGTCAGGGTCGCCACGGCGTTCCGGTGGTATACCGGCGTTACGGCCAGGTAGCTCAGTTGGTACGAGCGTCCGCCTGAAAAGCGGAAGGTCGCCGGTTCGACCCCGGCCCTGGCCACCTCGAAGCGAGAACCGTTCCGGACTGTGCCGGGGCGGTTTTTTCGTTTCCACCCCATTTCCCCGGTCGCCGCGCCGCGCCCCTCTGTGCGGTTCCCGCACGCCGCCTGCCGACTCGGGCTCGGCTCGGGACTTTCGCCACTGGGCCCCGCCTGTCTTCCGCGGGGACCATGGCCGTTGTCCACCCGGGGAGGAACGATGGCCGGTCCGCTCCCGAGATCCGTCGCCTGGCGTGCGACGGCGCGGTGTGTCATCAGGACCGGTGTGCTGCTCGCGCGCCGGAAGATCGCGTTGCCCCGGCACAACGTGGGGCGCGAGCTGACCTTCGCGGACGGCGCCACCGGCCGCGTCTACCGCGAGACCGTCGTGCCTGGTACGGGACCGAGAGCGCCCTGCCTGCTCGTGGTGACGTTCCGCTTGCGCCTCGTCCGAGGACGATGGCACACGGTCTTCGAGTACGAGAGCATCCTCAACACGCCGTTCTTCGTGGGATTTCCCGGGTTCGTGTCCAAGCTCTGGGTCGCTCACGACGACCACGGGCGATACCGGGGCATCTACGAATGGGACGGGGCCGAGCGCGCCGAGCACTACGCGCGATCGCTGTGGCGCGTGCTGGAACTCGTGAGCGAGCCGGGTTCCATCGACTACCGGGTCTTCCCCGGGCTCCGTCCCGGCCACGTGCTGGCCGGCCCCGGCCTGCTGGATCGGCACACGCCGGAGGGGAAGGGGACATGGTGGCAGCTGGTCGGGGTCACCTGAGCGCGCACCCCGACATCGTCGTCGTCGGCGCGGGACCGGCCGGGCTCGCCACGGCCTTGCAGGCGCACGACCACGGTGCGGTGGTCAGGGTCGTCGAACGGAGGCCGCTGCCCTTCCGCCCGTCCCGGGCGATGATCGTGCACCCTCGCACGTTGGAGAGCGTGCGCCCGCTCGGGGTCGCTGACCAACTGCTCGATCGGGGTGACCGCGCTCCTGAGGCCGAACTGCACCTCGGGCGGCGCACCGTGCGGGCCGCACTCGCCGACGTGGCACTGCGCGACACTGCCTACCCGCACCTGACGCTGCTGCGGCAGGCCGATGTCGAGGCCGTGCTCATCGACGCGCTCCTGAGCCGG comes from Saccharomonospora xinjiangensis XJ-54 and encodes:
- a CDS encoding glutamate ABC transporter substrate-binding protein gives rise to the protein MTPRIRTRGAVLAALFAVVLAGCSPVTEPVDPAPVDSVSQPMPANTEIDPKFDTAGSADASCNPTASLRPDSSIPASSTMAEIKQRGHLIAGVDQNTFLFGFSDPETGELHGFDIDIAKEIARALFGDPEAVRFKAISSAERVDALAKGDVDIVVRTFSITCERLRQINFSTVYYVAGQRVLVGADSTARSLSDLGGQRVCAARDSTSLKNIANSTPRPVPVAVDDWSDCLVLLQQGQVAAVSTDDTILAGMRAQDRSGTKIIGERFTEEYYGVGIPKQNEDMVRYVNAVLEDVRDGAWQASYNRWLRQDLGAASPPKPEYR
- a CDS encoding serine/threonine-protein kinase, whose amino-acid sequence is MRPGWASSAPVQPGQAPFAQGQHGNAGHGEGQHGQAPHGQAPHGQPQHGQTQHGQEPHRQPQQGQTQQGQAQHAQTGVPQPQAPQPTSVLAGKAPATTFIAPPKPPPEPSTPQELPDPGTESVLPPSTSGSISTGTGTGTGTGTGTGTGTGTGTGTGSYPGRPRRTSSRKSRRGRLGAGLVDVPSVPYRDPAEAVLENPVVAEEKRYCGSCSAKVGRSRDGVPGNPEGTCEKCGTRYSFLPKLHPHEMVGGQYEVLGALAYGGLGWIYLAKDHNVSERWVVLKGLINTGDATAVAAAVNETKFLAEVEHPNIVRIYNFVEHPDPDTGNSVGYIVMEYVGGQSLRQLALEHHRRSGRAEPLPIAQVIAYGLEILPALGYLHNQGLLYCDLKPDNVIQTHEQLKLIDLGAVRRTDDYESPLFFTSGYSAPELATQGASVASDLFTVGRTLAVLSFEFTGYTGKYKTTIPSRDEVPLFRLFDSYYRFLRRATHADPDRRFVSAEDMADQLQGVLREILAMGTGKPRPGASTVFGPETNTFGVDLVVPQHGGRPPLPDPNEVVAGLPIPQVDTDDPGAGVLATLLSAGPQTAITALANAPRESIEVRLRIVRARIELGELAEAHRQLQAAQYLAIKSGFPHDWRVDWYKGLIELAGGRPRVAHVAFEATYDELPGEIAPKLALAVTAEAVGDYFKASRLYELVWRTDRSYVSAAFGLARVYLAQGGRRSAIEVLESVPPSSTHHAAAQVAAVTIKVRFVEGAHQVTETDLVHAAAQVGRLDLDVERKTRLEAEVLTAAFDWLSAGGQPSAGTTILGCEFTERALRFGLERCYRTLARLADDSRARIALVDRANTVRPRTLT
- a CDS encoding metallophosphoesterase, with the protein product MFFSVLSILITAVHFYLWKRLILDTTLPGSLARRIGTIALVVCVALMIAALSLGTTVSPQVARWFAWPGYLWLAMFFYLLLLLLALELPRLVLRRWLREDDGDGRGGRDAKGGAKSDIAAASAADPVTGTDPAAATDIAPASDAGTDAVPSDRSPRMSRRLLLSRGSAALAGAVSLGLVGYGTTVAMGPPTITRVPITLHRLDPRAGGCRIALISDVHLGPIIGRDFTQRIVDLVNAERVDVVAIAGDLVDGDVADLADAASPLADLRSTHGTFLVTGNHEYYVGYRQWIDFVPNLGIRPLRNERVEIRHRGGVFDLAGINDATGYQWQDPGDVGKALAGRNAERVAVLIAHQPVDFDDAVRHDVDLMLAGHTHGGQLSPFELAVNLQQGAVAGFYQRERTKMYVTRGAGFWGPPVRVGAPPDITIVELRPARTP
- a CDS encoding PaaI family thioesterase; protein product: MSTTAQNWPPVEVEPPVPHPDAPAPGSALGTHYSQCFGCGDEVDAGLRMRSTVGDEEHMVVSTFTVTKEHQGAPGLAHGGLLTCAFDEALGTTAGHLLRVPVVTGRLETDFRKPVPVGSTLYITAKLDGVAGRKVYVSAEGRLDATDGPLAVEARALFVTVGVEHFVEHGDPAQLKELGERHADWDVNP
- a CDS encoding L,D-transpeptidase translates to MPAPRRRSLAVLAAALVAALGLTACTGSSGGGSTAQGAQGDDPAASPPAAVSLEPGAGSDGIAPRDPVSVTVENGTIAEIALTNPDGKEVEGELSEDKTNWTATEALGYGKKYTWSGNAKGADGKDVPIKGSFTTVNPSSTNGVSSNVGDGKTYGIAMPISLTFDAPVKDKAAVEKALHVETAPENEGSWAWLSDSSVHWRPKEYWQPNTEVKLNAELYGVHFGDGVYGSNDLTVEFSIGRAQIAKGNTQTHRFEIYRDGEKVADYPASYGRESDPNLVTRNGVHVVMSKHAKYFMNNPGYGYEDFEVNWAVRISNNGEFTHAAPWSVGDQGRANVSHGCVNLSDANAKEFYDSALPGDPVEITGSSQDLKERDGLYYDWIYSWEEWQSFSALDG
- a CDS encoding cold-shock protein, with the protein product MAQGTVKWFNAEKGFGFIAQDGGEGDVFVHYSEIEGRGFRTLEENQRVEFEVGQGQKGPQAQRVRAL